In the Acetobacterium sp. KB-1 genome, CCCACTGCCGGTGGACACATGTGATTCTTACCATAAAATCCGCAATAATTATCGGCACAACGATCACGCACCTCCTGGGTGATCTGAATGTCTTTGATATCCTTAAGTTCTGCGATCTCAGTAAATTCTCCCTGTTTTAGATAATCTTTCATTCGTGTTTCCTCCTATTTGAGCCTGCTCTTTAGCCATATCCAGCTTTGACTATTAGTTCTCATTACAATTGTAGGTGGCTTGCGGTTGCAAGAAGCAATAACCTATTTTAGCATTAGGATCGTGTAACAACAAGTTTAAATCGTTAATCGGTTGGTTCGTTTATCTGTTTGACGACTTCATCGATCACAATCGCTCCGACAATTTTGCTTCCTTTTTCTGCTCAACACTTTCGTCTTGCAAAGGTTTTGATCTCTTAACATATTGTAAGTTGGCTGGATTGAGTTGGCTATGATATAATTTCTAGAGAAAACGCTTAGACTAATGGTAAAGAAGAAAACCGAAGACAAAATGTTGTTGGATGAAATGATAAACGAAATGAAAAAAACTGAAACCTTGGAGGAATAAACAATGAAAATTTTAAAAACAAATCTGTTACCAAAACGCCTTAAACTCATTTTTAATACCGGTTCTAGAGCAAAATGAAGGGTAAAAATCCGGATAAGCCCGTAAGAGGCAAAGGCACTAAAAAAACCAGAAAAGTCCCCTTGCCGGTGGTTAAAATTCACGACGTATGGCAAAAATTCATCACTGGAATGCATCGAATTCCACCTATTTATTGGTTAATTATGGTAGCCCTTGTCTTTTTTTCGTTTCTTTTGTTCATTCCTGATTACGTATGGATCGTTTTTTTAGGGACCGTAAAAAACCAAAAATCTCTGATTATCCTGGTACTGATTTTTAGTTTAACAGCCATTTCACTTGTATGGTCAATTGGTCAGCGTGTTGATGTCTGGGTTTTTACCTATTTTAATATGCATGGACACCGAACCGTCTGGCTTGATTGGATCATGCTTTTTTTTACACAGATTGGCAATGGCCTTTTTGCAATGAGTGTTGCCATTATTTTATATTTTTCAGGGCGTCATTTCCTTGCGTATGCCTTTGCACTAGGTACCTTATCATTGTGGTTAGTGGTTGAATCAATAAAAGTGCTTATCCATCGTACCCGACCATATAAAAAGATTGAAAACAGTCGCATTGTCGGGTCCCAAGCCAGAGGCAGTTCTTTTCCAAGCGGACATACCAGTCAGGCCTTCTTTATGGCAACTTTTCTATTACCCTATGATCACACCAATTTTTTTATCTGGTTGG is a window encoding:
- a CDS encoding phosphatase PAP2 family protein, which produces MKGKNPDKPVRGKGTKKTRKVPLPVVKIHDVWQKFITGMHRIPPIYWLIMVALVFFSFLLFIPDYVWIVFLGTVKNQKSLIILVLIFSLTAISLVWSIGQRVDVWVFTYFNMHGHRTVWLDWIMLFFTQIGNGLFAMSVAIILYFSGRHFLAYAFALGTLSLWLVVESIKVLIHRTRPYKKIENSRIVGSQARGSSFPSGHTSQAFFMATFLLPYDHTNFFIWLAIYLMASFVGITRIYVGMHYPRDVLGGAMLGTTWGILSVILTNSF